The following coding sequences lie in one Xanthomonas hortorum pv. pelargonii genomic window:
- a CDS encoding glutathionylspermidine synthase family protein, with product MQRIALAERADWRDQAESLGFHFHTIDGEPYWDESAYYAFSLRQIEDDIEAPTQELHDMAMQLVDEVVGSEQLMTQLAIPPFYWDWIANSWKDRDPHLYGRMDLAYAGNGPAKLYELNYDTPTSLYESAYFQWLWLEQQIAAGVLPKGTDQYNLIQDLLCETLGALAVDGAIGPQMHFSAVRDSLEDRATVRYLRDCAHQVGISTEEVAIEDIGLSADGWFTDEQDRVIHTLFKLYPLEFMMEERFGPALIANRVRLIEPAWKSVLSNKGILPLLWERHQGHPNLLPARFAQAGEAPTAGWVRKPLLSREGANISLVTAQGDAAQTDGPYVDGPAILQAHHPLPVFDGRHALVGSWVVADRPAGLGMRDDDGPITRDTSRFVPHVIVD from the coding sequence CAGGCCGAGTCGCTCGGCTTCCATTTCCACACCATCGACGGCGAACCGTATTGGGACGAAAGCGCGTATTACGCGTTCTCGCTGCGCCAGATCGAGGACGACATCGAGGCGCCCACCCAGGAACTGCACGATATGGCGATGCAGTTGGTGGACGAGGTGGTGGGCTCGGAACAACTGATGACGCAGCTGGCGATCCCGCCGTTCTACTGGGACTGGATCGCCAACTCGTGGAAAGACCGCGACCCGCATCTTTACGGCCGCATGGATCTGGCCTATGCAGGCAACGGCCCGGCCAAGTTGTACGAACTCAATTACGACACGCCGACCTCGCTGTACGAATCGGCGTATTTCCAGTGGTTGTGGCTGGAGCAACAGATCGCCGCCGGCGTGCTGCCCAAGGGCACCGACCAGTACAACCTGATCCAGGATCTGCTGTGCGAAACCCTGGGCGCGTTGGCAGTGGATGGCGCGATCGGGCCGCAGATGCATTTTTCAGCGGTACGCGATTCGCTGGAGGATCGCGCCACGGTGCGGTATCTGCGCGATTGCGCGCACCAGGTGGGCATCAGCACCGAGGAAGTGGCCATCGAAGATATCGGCCTGAGCGCCGATGGCTGGTTCACCGATGAGCAAGACCGGGTGATCCATACGCTGTTCAAGCTCTACCCGCTGGAATTCATGATGGAAGAGCGCTTCGGGCCGGCATTGATTGCCAACCGTGTGCGCCTGATCGAGCCGGCATGGAAATCGGTGCTGAGCAACAAGGGCATCCTGCCGCTGCTGTGGGAGCGCCATCAAGGCCATCCCAATCTGCTGCCTGCACGCTTTGCGCAAGCCGGCGAAGCGCCGACGGCAGGCTGGGTGCGCAAGCCGCTGCTCTCGCGCGAGGGTGCCAATATCTCTCTGGTCACCGCACAGGGCGATGCTGCGCAGACCGATGGGCCGTATGTGGACGGGCCGGCGATTTTGCAGGCGCACCATCCGCTGCCGGTGTTCGACGGGCGGCATGCGCTGGTGGGCAGTTGGGTGGTGGCCGATCGCCCCGCCGGGCTGGGCATGCGCGACGACGATGGCCCGATCACCCGCGATACCTCGCGCTTCGTACCGCACGTGATCGTGGATTGA
- a CDS encoding TonB-dependent receptor gives MRRTLSNFKSKAMFTFVGGLLVINPAFAQDVPAPPVPPPQSSAQTATTLDAVNVTGIRSSLDQSMGIKRDAAGVVDAISAEDIGKFPDTNLAESLQRITGISIERRDGEGAQVTARGFGPQFNTVTLNGRLIPGADAFGAPGQTPIGGVDVGTRAFNFAQLASEAITGIEVYKTSRATAPSGGIGATINIQTDKPFNHEGVVANTGAKMVSDRSQPFGDSLTPEVSGIFSYTNPDKTFGIGLSGSYQKRHGGSVQATENTWNIQRWTGTDPALRPDAVVTNAPAIGQLYGMPNDLRYAFADFQRERTNGQAVVQFAPSDSLTLTLDYTYSSNEIREERGEQGIWLQRANSFTDLTFDTGQAVATPIYLRDVPNGAKDFGMEQQRNEQKYTLGSLGFNADWQVSDRFQLSFDAHNSKTKSMPNDPVTGGSATYFSFAGTNNCVNGPSCGGQWGQELSFNNSLPIGARTWYPTAADSLAGTNGVVNPDFTPAELGSQVLRIYYQSQVTEIKEGRMDGTFDFDDGRFQFGVSSANTTMNRLTSDTNSTLGDWSVANAGNEPGMQALLRPVSITGMFKDFNANGAAPNAWRGDADQLALWGGSQYGATTRYNPNYSADNQVEEKTRAAYVQLELKGDISGMTTNTRLGLRYERTDVESTSQVATPTALLWQANNDFQLLRSTELQPFSEKTSYNYILPNLDFSIDITDQLKGRASFGQTIARAPYNNLIAGPTPNTPSGSILINPSTRASGSSQSPTLDPLESDNLDLALEWYFADASYVSATFWNKRVSNFIGNTVSRESLYRLTDPTSGPDAQSALAFLQSGACAAQVGASGNDVAGACSANDTSLFAAMALLRNAAATGGLAAYNGSSAQSLALENAYDIVGNASDPLYQFDVSRPVNQNKANIHGWELGGQYFFDTTGFGIYANYTIVEGDVGFDNTVIDRDQFALLGLSDTANAMLMYEKYGWSARLAWNWRDEYLIAANQDGANRNPYYVEAYQQWDLSVSYSFSKQLSVGFEAINLTGEDVRWHGRSDKQMIRLIDQQPRYTLGVRYAF, from the coding sequence ATGCGTCGTACGTTGAGCAATTTCAAGTCCAAGGCCATGTTCACCTTCGTCGGTGGCCTGTTGGTCATCAATCCGGCCTTTGCGCAGGACGTTCCCGCGCCGCCAGTGCCGCCGCCGCAATCCAGCGCGCAAACCGCCACCACGCTCGATGCGGTCAACGTGACCGGCATTCGCAGCAGCCTGGATCAATCGATGGGCATCAAGCGCGATGCCGCAGGCGTGGTGGATGCGATCAGCGCCGAAGACATCGGCAAATTTCCCGATACCAACCTGGCCGAGTCGTTGCAACGCATCACCGGTATCTCGATCGAACGCCGCGATGGCGAAGGCGCGCAGGTCACCGCGCGCGGCTTCGGCCCGCAGTTCAATACGGTCACGCTCAACGGCCGGCTGATTCCCGGTGCCGACGCATTTGGCGCACCCGGCCAGACGCCAATCGGCGGCGTGGATGTGGGCACGCGCGCCTTCAACTTCGCCCAGCTCGCCTCCGAGGCCATCACCGGGATCGAGGTCTACAAGACCAGCCGCGCCACCGCGCCCAGCGGCGGGATCGGCGCGACCATCAACATCCAGACCGACAAGCCGTTCAATCATGAGGGTGTGGTGGCCAATACCGGCGCCAAGATGGTGTCCGACCGTTCGCAGCCGTTCGGCGATTCGCTCACCCCGGAAGTGTCGGGCATTTTCAGCTATACCAATCCCGACAAGACCTTCGGGATCGGCTTGAGCGGTAGTTATCAAAAGCGCCATGGCGGCTCGGTGCAGGCCACCGAAAACACCTGGAACATCCAGCGCTGGACAGGGACCGACCCGGCGCTGCGCCCGGATGCGGTGGTGACCAACGCACCGGCGATCGGCCAGTTGTACGGCATGCCCAACGACCTGCGTTATGCGTTCGCCGATTTCCAGCGCGAGCGCACCAACGGCCAGGCAGTGGTGCAGTTCGCACCCAGCGACAGCCTCACCTTGACCCTGGATTACACCTATTCGTCCAACGAGATCCGCGAAGAGCGCGGCGAGCAGGGCATCTGGTTGCAACGCGCCAACAGCTTTACCGATCTGACCTTCGATACCGGCCAGGCGGTGGCAACGCCGATCTATCTGCGCGATGTGCCCAACGGTGCCAAGGACTTCGGCATGGAGCAGCAGCGCAACGAGCAGAAGTACACGCTCGGTTCGCTGGGGTTCAATGCCGATTGGCAGGTGAGCGACCGCTTCCAGTTGTCGTTCGATGCGCATAACTCGAAAACCAAGAGCATGCCCAACGACCCGGTCACCGGCGGCAGTGCCACCTACTTCAGCTTCGCCGGCACCAACAACTGCGTCAACGGCCCGTCCTGCGGCGGTCAATGGGGGCAGGAGCTGTCGTTCAACAATTCCTTGCCGATCGGCGCACGCACCTGGTATCCCACCGCTGCCGATTCCCTGGCTGGCACCAACGGTGTGGTCAATCCGGACTTCACCCCCGCCGAGCTCGGCTCGCAGGTGCTGCGTATCTACTATCAATCGCAGGTGACCGAGATCAAGGAAGGGCGCATGGATGGCACCTTCGACTTCGATGACGGCCGCTTTCAGTTCGGCGTGAGCAGCGCCAACACCACCATGAACCGGCTCACCAGCGACACCAACTCCACGCTTGGCGATTGGAGTGTGGCCAATGCCGGCAACGAGCCCGGCATGCAGGCGTTGCTGCGGCCGGTGAGCATTACCGGCATGTTCAAGGACTTCAACGCCAACGGTGCGGCGCCCAATGCCTGGCGCGGCGATGCCGATCAGCTGGCCCTGTGGGGTGGCAGCCAGTACGGCGCCACCACCCGCTACAACCCGAACTACAGCGCCGATAACCAGGTGGAAGAGAAGACCCGCGCCGCCTACGTGCAGTTGGAACTGAAGGGCGATATCTCCGGCATGACCACCAACACACGGCTGGGCTTGCGTTACGAGCGCACCGATGTGGAATCCACCTCGCAGGTGGCCACGCCCACTGCGTTGCTCTGGCAGGCCAACAACGACTTCCAGTTGTTGCGCTCCACCGAGCTGCAGCCCTTCAGCGAAAAGACCAGCTACAACTACATCCTGCCCAATCTCGACTTCAGCATCGACATCACCGATCAGCTGAAAGGACGCGCCTCGTTTGGCCAGACCATTGCGCGTGCGCCCTACAACAATCTGATTGCCGGTCCAACGCCGAATACACCGAGCGGTTCGATCCTGATCAACCCCTCCACCCGTGCCTCCGGCAGCTCGCAGAGCCCGACGCTGGATCCGCTGGAATCGGACAACCTGGATCTGGCACTGGAATGGTATTTCGCCGACGCCAGCTATGTGTCGGCCACATTCTGGAACAAGCGCGTCAGCAACTTCATCGGCAACACGGTGTCGCGCGAATCGCTGTATAGGCTGACCGATCCCACCTCGGGGCCGGATGCGCAATCGGCCCTGGCCTTCCTGCAGAGCGGTGCCTGCGCTGCGCAGGTTGGCGCCTCCGGTAACGACGTTGCGGGCGCCTGCTCGGCCAACGACACCTCGCTGTTCGCGGCGATGGCGTTGTTGCGCAACGCCGCGGCCACCGGTGGATTGGCCGCCTATAACGGCAGTTCCGCGCAGAGTCTGGCCCTGGAGAATGCCTACGACATCGTTGGCAATGCCTCCGACCCGCTGTATCAGTTCGATGTGTCGCGGCCGGTCAACCAGAACAAGGCCAACATCCATGGTTGGGAACTGGGCGGGCAGTACTTCTTCGACACCACTGGCTTCGGTATCTACGCCAACTACACCATCGTCGAAGGCGATGTGGGCTTCGACAACACCGTGATCGATCGCGACCAGTTCGCACTGCTCGGTTTGAGCGACACCGCAAACGCCATGCTGATGTACGAAAAGTACGGTTGGAGCGCACGTCTGGCCTGGAACTGGCGCGACGAGTATCTGATCGCGGCAAACCAGGATGGCGCCAACCGCAATCCTTACTACGTCGAGGCCTACCAGCAGTGGGACCTGAGCGTGAGCTACAGCTTCAGCAAGCAGCTGTCGGTGGGCTTTGAGGCGATCAACCTGACTGGCGAAGACGTGCGTTGGCATGGGCGTTCTGACAAGCAGATGATCCGCCTGATCGACCAGCAACCGCGTTACACGCTGGGTGTGCGTTATGCGTTTTGA
- a CDS encoding SapC family protein — translation MTRYAVLNNVAHHDIRVILRFGAEFGDALGLVPAFVTEFAELQREYPLFFRKDPATGAYQAVALLGFAQDENLFLQDGRWTASYLPGIVAKGPFLIGFQEQRIDGALVQEPVIHVDLEHPRVSRDEGEAVFLPQGGHSPYLEHIISVLRGIRDGVDAGQAMAAAFDALGLIQPVQLDVTLDAAHATHLQGLFAIDRERLAALDAQALHQLHQAGYLEGAFLMLASLHNVRRLMAEKQRRLQQMQAAPATEAYA, via the coding sequence ATGACGCGATACGCAGTGCTCAACAACGTGGCGCATCACGACATCCGCGTCATCCTGCGCTTTGGCGCCGAGTTCGGCGATGCGCTCGGCCTGGTGCCGGCCTTCGTCACCGAATTCGCCGAGCTGCAACGCGAATACCCGCTGTTTTTTCGCAAGGATCCTGCCACCGGCGCCTACCAGGCGGTGGCGCTGCTGGGCTTTGCACAGGACGAGAATCTGTTTCTGCAGGATGGCCGCTGGACTGCCAGTTACCTGCCGGGCATCGTCGCCAAGGGGCCGTTTCTGATCGGTTTCCAGGAGCAGCGCATCGACGGTGCCCTGGTGCAGGAGCCGGTGATCCATGTCGATCTGGAGCACCCGCGCGTCAGCCGCGACGAGGGCGAAGCGGTGTTTCTGCCGCAGGGCGGTCATAGCCCGTATCTGGAGCACATCATCAGTGTGCTGCGTGGCATTCGCGACGGTGTGGATGCCGGTCAGGCGATGGCGGCCGCCTTCGATGCGCTGGGGCTGATTCAGCCAGTGCAACTGGACGTGACGCTGGATGCCGCCCACGCCACCCATCTGCAAGGCCTGTTCGCGATCGACCGCGAGCGACTGGCTGCACTCGATGCGCAGGCGCTGCATCAACTGCACCAGGCCGGTTATCTGGAAGGCGCATTCTTGATGCTGGCATCGCTGCACAACGTGCGCCGGTTGATGGCAGAGAAACAGCGCCGACTGCAGCAGATGCAGGCCGCGCCCGCTACTGAAGCGTATGCCTGA
- a CDS encoding MBL fold metallo-hydrolase, whose translation MPAPSIRRSRRQVLRIALAAGTLSMASQLGAAIRGGQKDADSSSDPLSPAPFPANGSVLVLLGTKGGPTPSPLRAAAANALVIDGQPYLIDCGNGVAQQLAKAGIRLPALRDIFLTHHHSDHNADLLNVVWLAWASGLQTPVHLYGPPGIARMVDAFVEMNAIDIDARIREEGRPPFKQLIQVHEFDQPGTVLQNDQVTVTATLVDHYTLKPAFAYRFAARDRTVVFSGDTRYLPALAEFAKDTDILVHEVMYLPALEKMLKTNDNAPTLLDHLLKSHSTSEEVGKIAAAANAKMLVLNHFVPGGDPTITDAMWSEGARKHYAGPIVVGKDLMRL comes from the coding sequence ATGCCCGCACCTTCTATACGCCGTTCCCGTCGCCAGGTGCTGCGCATCGCGCTGGCTGCGGGCACGCTGAGCATGGCAAGCCAGCTGGGTGCTGCAATCCGCGGCGGGCAGAAGGATGCAGATTCGTCATCAGATCCGCTCTCGCCAGCGCCGTTCCCGGCCAACGGCAGCGTGCTGGTCCTGCTCGGCACCAAGGGCGGGCCAACCCCGTCACCGCTGCGCGCGGCAGCCGCCAATGCGCTGGTCATCGACGGGCAGCCCTACCTGATCGATTGCGGCAATGGGGTTGCACAGCAACTGGCCAAAGCCGGCATCCGCCTGCCTGCGCTGCGCGACATCTTCCTGACCCATCACCACTCCGATCACAACGCCGACCTGCTCAACGTGGTGTGGCTGGCGTGGGCGAGCGGGCTGCAGACGCCGGTGCATCTGTATGGCCCGCCCGGTATCGCAAGGATGGTGGATGCGTTTGTCGAGATGAATGCCATCGACATCGATGCGCGCATTCGTGAGGAAGGCCGCCCACCGTTCAAGCAGCTGATTCAAGTGCATGAGTTCGACCAGCCCGGCACGGTGCTGCAGAACGACCAGGTCACCGTCACCGCCACGCTGGTGGATCACTACACGCTCAAACCTGCATTTGCGTACCGCTTCGCCGCGCGCGACCGCACGGTGGTGTTCTCCGGCGATACGCGCTATCTGCCCGCCTTGGCCGAGTTCGCGAAAGACACCGACATCCTGGTGCACGAGGTGATGTATCTGCCCGCGCTGGAAAAGATGCTAAAGACCAACGATAACGCGCCGACCTTGCTCGACCATCTGCTCAAGAGCCATTCCACCAGCGAGGAAGTGGGCAAGATCGCCGCTGCGGCCAACGCAAAAATGCTCGTGCTCAATCACTTCGTCCCCGGCGGCGACCCGACGATCACCGATGCGATGTGGAGCGAGGGCGCGCGCAAGCACTATGCCGGGCCGATCGTGGTCGGCAAGGATTTGATGCGGTTGTAG
- a CDS encoding cupin-like domain-containing protein, protein MSSIAAIAPIAERTDCRPDALPLSALCAAAEPVVVRGIACDWSLVQAGLRSPHEAMAVLRAHDSGHALQYSHGGPEIASRPFYTDDCSALNFDVQRGTLSTLLEAIASHCDDPQPPTYYLASLPVDNHLPGLRASNDLDLSASGIAVQPSIWIGNRVIASCHYDAPNNLACCAVGQRRFTLFPPEQVANLYPGPLDPTPGGQVVSMVDIANPDLQRYPRFAAALAHARTTVLEPGDALFIPSMWWHHVQSLQPFNVLVNYWWSSAPAQLPAPMPALYHALWAIRDRPASEKDAWRALFDYYVFGPAERAGEHLPEQARHALGPIDPTLARQLRAMLIGRLNR, encoded by the coding sequence ATGTCTTCAATCGCCGCAATTGCGCCCATCGCAGAGCGTACAGACTGCCGACCTGACGCGCTGCCGCTTTCTGCGCTCTGCGCTGCCGCCGAACCAGTGGTAGTGCGTGGCATCGCATGCGACTGGTCACTGGTGCAGGCCGGGCTGCGCAGCCCCCACGAGGCGATGGCGGTGCTGCGCGCGCACGACAGTGGACATGCCTTGCAGTATTCCCATGGCGGCCCGGAAATCGCCAGCCGGCCGTTTTACACCGACGACTGCAGTGCGCTGAATTTCGACGTGCAGCGTGGCACGCTGAGCACCTTGCTGGAGGCCATCGCCTCGCATTGCGATGACCCACAGCCGCCCACGTATTATCTGGCATCGTTGCCGGTCGACAACCACCTGCCCGGCCTGCGCGCCAGCAACGATCTGGATTTGTCCGCCAGCGGCATCGCCGTGCAGCCGAGCATCTGGATCGGCAATCGCGTCATTGCCTCGTGTCATTACGACGCGCCCAACAACCTGGCGTGCTGCGCAGTGGGGCAGCGCCGCTTTACGCTGTTTCCGCCAGAGCAGGTGGCCAACCTGTATCCCGGTCCGCTGGATCCCACGCCGGGCGGGCAGGTAGTGAGCATGGTGGATATCGCCAACCCGGATCTGCAGCGTTATCCGCGATTTGCCGCTGCGCTGGCGCATGCGCGCACCACCGTGCTGGAACCGGGCGATGCGTTGTTCATTCCCAGCATGTGGTGGCATCACGTGCAATCGCTGCAGCCGTTCAATGTGCTGGTCAACTACTGGTGGAGCAGCGCACCCGCACAGTTGCCGGCACCAATGCCTGCGCTGTATCACGCGCTATGGGCGATTCGTGACCGGCCCGCGTCCGAAAAAGACGCCTGGCGCGCGTTGTTCGATTACTACGTCTTCGGTCCTGCCGAGCGTGCTGGCGAACATCTGCCCGAACAGGCGCGACATGCGTTGGGCCCGATCGATCCCACGCTCGCGCGACAACTGCGCGCGATGTTGATCGGCAGGCTAAATCGCTGA
- the soxR gene encoding redox-sensitive transcriptional activator SoxR, translating to MQRELSVGEVAKRSGVAVSALHFYERKGLIRSLRTTGNQRRYARDVLRRIAVIRVAQRLGVPLQQVLEAFSVLPEQRTPTRAEWALMSARWRGQLDARISELQALRDQLTDCIGCGCLSLRRCRLSNPGDTLGHDGDGALRLGSLIAE from the coding sequence ATGCAGCGTGAGTTGTCCGTGGGCGAAGTGGCCAAGCGCAGTGGCGTGGCGGTGTCGGCATTGCATTTCTACGAGCGCAAGGGCTTGATCCGCAGCCTGCGCACCACAGGCAACCAACGCCGTTATGCGCGCGATGTGTTGCGGCGGATTGCGGTGATCCGCGTGGCCCAGCGGCTTGGCGTGCCCTTGCAGCAGGTGCTGGAGGCGTTCTCGGTGTTGCCGGAGCAGCGCACGCCCACACGTGCGGAGTGGGCGCTTATGTCGGCGCGCTGGCGCGGGCAACTGGATGCGCGCATTAGCGAACTACAGGCGCTGCGCGACCAGCTTACCGACTGCATCGGCTGCGGGTGTCTGTCGCTGCGCCGCTGCCGGCTGAGCAATCCGGGCGACACCCTGGGCCACGACGGTGATGGGGCTTTGCGACTGGGCAGCTTGATTGCGGAATAA
- a CDS encoding M1 family metallopeptidase yields the protein MTPTVRRSLTVALSLACVAAPALAAPAPASSATAAPAPASHFDPLALFAPLQLPDAPNAYRSGSGVPGPLFWQNRADYDLKASIDPATHTLTGEAAIRYTNRSPDTLDVLWLQLDQNIYRADARAAASRPSRRTQFTDGMQIASIEIDDGGRRQPAHFVVDDTRLRVDLPQPLAGQGKALTVHIRYRYTIPGTWGGRTAFSASKQGEIYEIAQWYPRMAVYDDLRGWDTQPYLGSEFYLEYGDFDYAVTVPEGFLVAGSGALTNPAEVLSRTEQQRLEQARGSDRTVLIRTPAEVTARAAKPTGKGTQTWRFHMDHTRDVAFAASPAFVWDAARIKLPGGKQSLAMSVYPLEGVGADKWNRSTEYVKGAIEHFSQWYPYPWPAAINLGGYGAGMEYPGIVFDGFEDSGKELFWITAHEIGHTWFPMIVGSNERRHAFMDEGFNTFIDVYASDAFNKGEYAPKRDSEYAPKGGNPVDEILPLLADTSAPTLMDNADSTSEKYRHSLTYFKGALGLVLLREQILGPERFDPAFRKYIATWAYKHPTPSDFFRLMESESGEDLAWWWRGWYLNNWQLDMGISAAHYVDHDPAKGVQLTLRSSQKLVMPATVRVELADGSHLDRRVPVETWLQNTAPTLTLPTTQKVLHVRLDPDHVLPDAQRGDNQLDVIG from the coding sequence ATGACCCCCACCGTGCGCCGATCGCTTACCGTTGCACTGTCACTGGCGTGCGTTGCCGCGCCCGCACTTGCCGCTCCCGCACCAGCCAGTTCCGCAACCGCAGCACCCGCTCCGGCCAGCCATTTCGATCCGCTGGCCTTGTTTGCGCCACTGCAACTGCCCGATGCACCCAACGCCTACCGCAGCGGCAGCGGCGTACCCGGCCCGCTGTTCTGGCAGAACCGTGCGGATTACGACCTGAAGGCCAGCATCGACCCGGCGACCCACACGCTCACCGGCGAGGCGGCGATCCGTTACACCAACCGCAGCCCCGACACGCTGGACGTGCTGTGGCTGCAGCTGGACCAGAACATCTATCGCGCCGATGCGCGCGCTGCCGCCAGCCGGCCATCGCGCCGCACCCAGTTCACCGACGGCATGCAGATCGCCAGCATCGAGATCGACGATGGCGGGCGCCGTCAGCCAGCCCACTTCGTCGTCGACGACACCCGTCTGCGCGTGGACCTGCCGCAGCCGCTGGCCGGGCAGGGCAAGGCGCTGACCGTGCATATCCGCTACCGCTACACGATTCCCGGTACCTGGGGCGGGCGTACCGCGTTCAGTGCCAGCAAGCAGGGCGAGATCTACGAGATTGCGCAGTGGTATCCGCGCATGGCGGTGTATGACGATCTGCGCGGCTGGGACACGCAGCCGTATCTGGGCTCGGAGTTCTATCTGGAATACGGCGATTTCGATTACGCGGTGACCGTGCCGGAGGGCTTTCTGGTCGCCGGCTCCGGTGCGCTGACCAATCCGGCCGAGGTGCTCAGCCGCACCGAGCAGCAACGCCTGGAACAGGCACGCGGCAGCGATCGCACGGTGCTGATCCGCACGCCTGCCGAGGTGACTGCACGTGCGGCCAAGCCGACGGGCAAGGGCACCCAGACCTGGCGCTTCCATATGGACCACACCCGTGACGTGGCGTTTGCTGCATCGCCTGCGTTCGTCTGGGATGCCGCGCGCATCAAGCTGCCGGGAGGCAAGCAGTCGCTGGCGATGTCGGTGTATCCGCTGGAAGGTGTGGGCGCGGACAAGTGGAACCGCTCCACCGAATACGTCAAAGGTGCGATCGAACATTTCTCGCAGTGGTACCCGTATCCGTGGCCGGCCGCGATCAATCTGGGCGGTTATGGCGCGGGCATGGAGTATCCGGGCATCGTTTTCGATGGTTTCGAAGACAGCGGCAAGGAGTTGTTCTGGATCACCGCGCACGAGATCGGCCATACCTGGTTTCCGATGATCGTCGGTTCCAACGAACGTCGTCATGCGTTCATGGATGAAGGCTTCAATACCTTTATCGACGTGTACGCATCGGATGCCTTCAACAAGGGCGAATACGCGCCCAAGCGCGATTCGGAATATGCGCCCAAGGGTGGCAACCCGGTCGATGAAATCCTGCCGTTGCTGGCCGACACCAGCGCGCCGACGCTGATGGACAACGCCGATTCCACCAGCGAAAAATACCGCCATTCGCTGACTTACTTCAAAGGCGCGTTGGGGTTGGTGCTGTTGCGCGAGCAGATCCTGGGGCCGGAACGCTTCGATCCGGCCTTTCGCAAGTACATCGCCACCTGGGCCTACAAACATCCCACACCGTCGGATTTCTTCCGGCTGATGGAAAGCGAGAGCGGCGAAGACCTGGCCTGGTGGTGGCGCGGTTGGTATCTCAACAACTGGCAGCTGGATATGGGCATCAGCGCGGCGCATTACGTGGATCACGATCCTGCCAAGGGCGTGCAACTCACGCTGCGCAGCAGTCAGAAACTGGTGATGCCGGCCACCGTTCGCGTGGAGCTGGCCGACGGCAGCCACCTCGACCGTCGCGTGCCGGTGGAAACCTGGCTGCAGAACACCGCGCCCACGCTGACGCTGCCGACCACACAGAAAGTGCTGCATGTGCGACTGGATCCGGATCACGTGTTGCCCGATGCACAGCGGGGCGACAACCAGCTGGACGTGATCGGCTAG